TTTCGACTAACCTTATATAATAgattaaaacaaaaacaacCACAAAGAATTGTACCAAGTATTGAACAAATGAAAGATGCAAATAAGTTAGAAGTATCCATTGTATGGTTCTTGTGGTCATTTGTTATATTCTATTGTGGCATGTGTATGTTCGGAAGTAATTTcttaattaaaaataaatcaaattCATTTCCATGGATGCCCAAAAGGACAGATGGTTCCAGGGGAGAGGGCCCAATGTTCTGGTTTCTGGAATAATCCTCAACAGAATATGTATAAACAGAAGGAAacacatacatacatatatatatatatatatatatatatatatatatttatttatttatttatttatttatattaatacaatTTACTCAcatttcattttgttatattttgttttattttttggtttaggtttaaaaattaaaaaaaaaaaaaaaaaaaaagcgaaacatataaatgtataaatatataacatatatatttatatataattcaatatataaaaaaatttttaaatattcacatatataatatgtataatacTTATACatcaacatatatatatatatatatatatatatatatatatataacaagAACATGTTAaggaaaattataaatatataaatatattcacaatgttcatattttcacatgctaataatatatttacttatatacgttaataaaaaagaaaagaaaaatggaacccatttaaaaaaaatattgcCTTAACACATATTTGTAACATGTATTATGTAATATGTCTCAATATTGTTTAGGccatataaataattatatggTCAACTGAGccttttcatataatatgtcTACAGACTCAgttaaattatttattatatctaaAACATTTTGATACATCTTTGTTTCTGGCATATCgtcatataaaattaatattcCAACATTTTGATCAAGAGTACCATTTAGCTTTTTATCTAAAATCATTTCTGATAATTttgaaataattttattaatatccAAATTCAATTTTTGTCCTATATAATGTAAATCAATACAACTATAAGCCtcaataatttttaatatatttttttctaataaaagttcatataattcttttagataattataaattactttatctatattaataatgaataagctattttttattattttctcAAATATATCTAATGATCTATTTTCATATGATTTTGATATATCTAATAAAATTTGTATTTCTTTATGAGATACATAATTTagtttattattttcacacaatatattatttatttcttttctattattttcttctaaTACTTTACATAAGAGCATATATTTTAAGGGTATGATAATTTTCAcattttcaatatttaGGTTAAGACCAAAATTGCCTACAACTTTGgcattattattatgtggcaaaataaaaaaagaactACAAAAAGtattactactactactactattattattattattattattgttgttgttattattactgttgttgttgttattatttttatttttattattatcattttttagATCAatgttttcattttctCTATTTAACGTACTTGCTTTTGTATCCAGCTTTGCTTCTATTAAATTTCCATAATTGTCTATACTCaatttttgtattaatTCATAATTTGGTTCTATCGGATTTGTTACGCAATACATTTTATCTTGTTCTAATTCTTCATAAGATGATGATATTTTACAGATCACATCactatatattaaatttacattatttgaaataatattcatttcATCCAAAGATAATATACTATTGTTCGtatcataatattcataaaaagtataaaatgataataagaAGGGACTTATTTGACTTATactttttgttttattttgaGAAGATATGGTACttgtattaataatattatgtattattatagaATAAAAATCATTATGTTTCTTACTTAAGAAATCCattgtattattatgactattatatatatatgtatataatgtttcataacattcatataaatatatataagcaCTCTTATAATCTTTctcatatataaataaaataccTGATAATAAATCTATTTcactatttatatatatagcCGTGTTTATTGTATTCGCTATATTTTTGGCAAATGTTAAGGATGCCTTCATTTTTGTTGAATTCtttaataacatatatatttttgtttgaactatatataattctaaCAATAAAGTTTTATCATCAACTTTCTTTActtcttttaataatcTATCAATCAAACTTAAAGCCGTTTTATATTTctgttttattatatataatattattatttttacttcTATTCTACATCttaaaaaatttcttttcttctCATAAGCCCAATTCATATACTtcttaaaaattatatataatatactaATATTACGTATCTTTTTAGATATCTTCTCAACAATATTCCTAATCAATTTAGCCGTTTTTGCTTGTggtaatatattaaaataattctCATTACTTGTAGTAAACTCAATCAATTTATCAATCTCTttcttattaatataataatcacataataaatatatcaacTTGTCATTTATTTGCATCACCTTCTCATTCGTAACCCTTTTCTCAAATAATTCTTCGTTACtcttatcatttatatgcttattcaatatttttatcttattAATCAACTCATCGCTCATATGTGGCATAATTATCTCATCCTTAATCTTTAAGTAATTACCACCGCATAAATCCTCAATcgtttttattatttcatctTCTATTTCTTTGTAACCTCTTTCGATTTCATCAAAGTTATCCATTTTGTACTAGTTTACTAatcacaaaaaaaaaaaaaaataataataaaaaaaaaaaataaaaaataaataaataaatatattataatataatatattataaaacaatttaacaatatatgtaatatatactataatatcagatataaaaacatatacttatgtataaatatttttgtgtgcataataataatactacactttataatatatatatatatatatattatatgtatatctatttatgtataatatttatttgttatattcTCAAGATACAATACTATATAATATCACattcaaaatttttttcttcttcttatgggaatatacaaataaaacCTTCTTAAGATCAGTAAgttataatacatataataaaaaataactttatatatatatatatatatatatatatatatatatatatataatatatattttttttttttcccctctttttaaaattattctttctattaatattttataaatattaatcttattttttttattcttctGATTTACTAATAATGATAGagataatttatataaaatattttattaatgcaactaaataaataaatataaacatatataaacatataaatatatataatatatatatatatatataatacttataattgtaattataaattcatattattctttaACATAAAGAATTCATTCTTTTCCCCCttttattgtattatatttatgcaAAAGTAACaaaaatttttctttttaataaaataaaaaaatatctaaaaatatattatatttatcttatgtatatttttattctttctAATATTTcac
This is a stretch of genomic DNA from Plasmodium reichenowi strain SY57 chromosome 14, whole genome shotgun sequence. It encodes these proteins:
- a CDS encoding 26S proteasome regulatory subunit RPN6, putative, yielding MDNFDEIERGYKEIEDEIIKTIEDLCGGNYLKIKDEIIMPHMSDELINKIKILNKHINDKSNEELFEKRVTNEKVMQINDKLIYLLCDYYINKKEIDKLIEFTTSNENYFNILPQAKTAKLIRNIVEKISKKIRNISILYIIFKKYMNWAYEKKRNFLRCRIEVKIIILYIIKQKYKTALSLIDRLLKEVKKVDDKTLLLELYIVQTKIYMLLKNSTKMKASLTFAKNIANTINTAIYINSEIDLLSGILFIYEKDYKSAYIYLYECYETLYTYIYNSHNNTMDFLSKKHNDFYSIIIHNIINTSTISSQNKTKSISQISPFLLSFYTFYEYYDTNNSILSLDEMNIISNNVNLIYSDVICKISSSYEELEQDKMYCVTNPIEPNYELIQKLSIDNYGNLIEAKLDTKASTLNRENENIDLKNDNNKNKNNNNNNSNNNNNNNNNNNNSSSSSNTFCSSFFILPHNNNAKVVGNFGLNLNIENVKIIIPLKYMLLCKVLEENNRKEINNILCENNKLNYVSHKEIQILLDISKSYENRSLDIFEKIIKNSLFIINIDKVIYNYLKELYELLLEKNILKIIEAYSCIDLHYIGQKLNLDINKIISKLSEMILDKKLNGTLDQNVGILILYDDMPETKMYQNVLDIINNLTESVDILYEKAQLTI